The Alphaproteobacteria bacterium genome contains a region encoding:
- the mddA gene encoding methanethiol S-methyltransferase produces MMRVLYLAYGLVAYAAFVGTIVYSVGFVTNLFVAKTIDSGPATPLPQALAINLALLTVFALQHSVMARKSFKAWWLRFIPAPIERSTYVLVASLTLALLFWQWRPIPAVVWRVDDAFIGAALTEFCLFGFAIVVFSTFLFNHFEQYGVRQVAFHMMDRSIEEPQFKTPSLYKMVRHPIYVGFTIAFWATPVMTAGHLLFAAVTTGYIFVGIALEERDLVAAFGDEYRRYRERVGVLPLPRLSWRAQPRARTDAVAREATSTRKAA; encoded by the coding sequence GGCTTCGTCACCAATCTGTTCGTCGCCAAGACGATCGATTCCGGCCCGGCAACGCCGCTGCCGCAGGCGCTCGCCATCAATCTCGCGCTGCTCACGGTGTTCGCCCTGCAGCACAGCGTGATGGCGCGAAAATCCTTCAAGGCCTGGTGGCTGCGGTTCATCCCGGCCCCGATCGAGCGCAGCACCTACGTGCTGGTGGCCTCGCTCACGCTCGCGCTGCTGTTCTGGCAGTGGCGTCCGATTCCCGCGGTGGTCTGGCGGGTCGACGATGCCTTCATCGGCGCCGCGCTCACCGAATTCTGCCTGTTCGGATTTGCCATCGTGGTGTTCTCGACGTTCCTGTTCAACCACTTCGAACAGTACGGCGTGCGCCAGGTTGCGTTCCACATGATGGATCGAAGCATCGAGGAGCCGCAGTTTAAAACGCCGTCGCTCTACAAGATGGTGCGGCATCCGATCTATGTGGGCTTCACCATCGCGTTCTGGGCGACGCCGGTGATGACCGCGGGACACCTGCTGTTTGCGGCGGTGACCACCGGCTACATCTTCGTCGGCATCGCGCTCGAGGAGCGCGACCTCGTCGCGGCGTTCGGCGATGAGTATCGCCGCTATCGCGAGCGGGTCGGCGTACTGCCGCTCCCGCGCTTGTCCTGGAGAGCACAGCCGCGTGCTCGCACCGATGCGGTCGCCCGCGAGGCAACGTCAACGCGAAAGGCGGCGTGA